The following proteins are encoded in a genomic region of Streptococcus cristatus AS 1.3089:
- a CDS encoding PoNe immunity protein domain-containing protein, with product MKDYLEVHYQFLVLFNEELVKLSYSIGASKEEIFPYYQGILSNLKLIASEGVSFYRAVDVFALGVLYSERKEEFLDDLKDIYAQMDHTDGLIEYYMVYLFHDKIVPFHSILEYQNMIEDTYESVAKAQGFWYYSHSDAPWYNNHTKDTYVGYWSFDTAATCKIKGIYDERLKDLEYFPYDLLVQGK from the coding sequence ATGAAAGATTATCTAGAAGTCCATTACCAATTTTTGGTTCTGTTCAATGAAGAACTAGTGAAACTTTCCTATTCTATAGGGGCTTCGAAAGAGGAGATTTTCCCCTATTATCAAGGGATCCTTTCTAATTTGAAGCTCATTGCCTCCGAGGGAGTTTCCTTTTATCGTGCGGTTGATGTCTTTGCCTTGGGAGTTCTCTATAGTGAGCGCAAGGAGGAGTTTCTAGATGATTTGAAGGATATCTATGCGCAGATGGACCATACAGATGGCTTGATTGAGTACTACATGGTCTATCTATTCCATGATAAGATAGTCCCTTTTCATTCAATTTTAGAGTATCAAAATATGATTGAGGACACTTATGAGAGTGTAGCCAAGGCGCAAGGTTTCTGGTACTATAGCCACTCAGATGCTCCGTGGTATAATAATCATACCAAAGATACTTATGTGGGCTACTGGAGTTTTGACACCGCCGCAACCTGCAAGATCAAAGGAATTTACGATGAACGCTTGAAGGATTTGGAGTATTTTCCGTATGACCTCCTAGTCCAAGGGAAATAA
- a CDS encoding immunity protein YezG family protein, translated as MFENQLSQLFNDIANNVNRMIPVTWNDFYFNVELKEGDGEVFFYFNTKESPEKYIFSHDIPVSYDIPFSEYMDSFNQLMSISRNILEVLENNNQPKWYAMVLIVKSRKQLKVEFDYTDWFASPFYL; from the coding sequence ATGTTTGAAAATCAATTAAGCCAATTGTTTAATGATATAGCAAATAATGTAAATCGTATGATTCCGGTAACGTGGAATGATTTCTACTTTAATGTTGAGTTAAAGGAAGGGGATGGAGAAGTTTTTTTCTATTTTAATACGAAAGAAAGTCCTGAAAAATATATTTTCTCACATGATATACCAGTAAGCTATGATATTCCATTTTCCGAATATATGGACTCCTTTAATCAATTAATGAGTATTTCTAGAAATATTTTAGAGGTTTTAGAAAATAATAATCAACCTAAATGGTATGCAATGGTTTTAATAGTAAAATCTCGGAAGCAATTAAAAGTTGAGTTTGATTACACTGATTGGTTTGCCAGTCCCTTTTACCTTTAA
- a CDS encoding SMI1/KNR4 family protein, with product MKWLHYKGISKDIIESVEHRLQVSLPDDYKQVVLKYDGGYPNPNHFKVGENIEIFNNLISLDENDCNNIYEILEDLQNRIGDQLIPFAEDSFGNLLCFDYSADKSIVFWNHEKNYDEFKEATFVCSSFSSLIESLF from the coding sequence ATGAAGTGGTTACATTATAAGGGAATTTCCAAGGATATAATAGAAAGTGTGGAGCATAGATTGCAGGTTAGTCTACCAGATGATTATAAGCAAGTCGTTTTGAAATATGATGGTGGCTATCCTAATCCCAATCATTTTAAGGTAGGCGAAAATATAGAAATTTTCAACAATTTAATCAGCCTAGATGAAAACGACTGCAACAATATATATGAGATTCTAGAAGATTTACAGAATCGAATAGGAGATCAGCTGATTCCCTTTGCGGAAGATAGTTTTGGAAATTTATTATGTTTTGATTATTCAGCTGATAAAAGCATCGTTTTTTGGAATCATGAAAAGAACTATGATGAATTTAAAGAAGCGACCTTTGTTTGTTCCAGTTTTTCTAGTCTAATTGAGAGTCTTTTTTAA
- a CDS encoding DUF6985 domain-containing protein, protein MKLDHQIFGNIEFNNGWTRPISITMFGKQHVLEINIDADEDAEFEINQEKAYTFFQEHLDEIVTEVNSAILSYYNREISDIVSSFTNLAERQYFLNKIGDDQQIYSLLQPKQIMFPLTFDESVEEFGFLCDCDWDKENGIGIKFTNGLLSEIGYQDILL, encoded by the coding sequence ATGAAATTGGATCATCAAATTTTCGGTAACATAGAATTTAATAATGGCTGGACAAGACCTATTTCTATAACGATGTTCGGTAAGCAGCATGTTTTAGAGATAAATATTGATGCAGATGAAGATGCAGAATTTGAAATCAACCAAGAAAAAGCCTATACATTTTTTCAAGAACACTTAGATGAAATTGTAACAGAGGTCAATTCTGCTATTTTATCGTACTATAATCGTGAAATATCAGATATTGTTTCCAGTTTTACAAATTTAGCTGAAAGACAATATTTTTTAAATAAAATTGGAGATGATCAGCAAATTTATTCTCTGTTGCAGCCTAAGCAAATCATGTTTCCTCTAACCTTTGATGAAAGTGTTGAAGAATTTGGCTTTTTATGTGATTGTGATTGGGACAAAGAAAATGGTATAGGAATAAAATTTACCAATGGCCTTTTATCTGAAATTGGCTATCAAGATATACTTCTATAA